The Enterococcus rotai genome includes a window with the following:
- a CDS encoding dihydrofolate reductase family protein, which yields MSREVILYIAASVDGYIAEADGSIDFLGGGIELVEEDTSYQELMEKIDTVVMGRTTYDQVVNELAVDQYPYEEQSSYIITSHPDENTEKLFFTSQGPVELIQELKEQEGEAIWVVGGASIIAPLVEANLIDTYILTTIPTFLGKGIRLFNEFNGPVNLKVDQVYVKNDMVYTTYKTR from the coding sequence ATGAGTAGAGAAGTTATTTTATACATTGCAGCAAGCGTTGATGGGTATATTGCTGAAGCAGATGGCAGTATTGATTTTTTAGGTGGCGGGATTGAATTAGTGGAAGAGGATACTAGTTATCAAGAATTGATGGAAAAGATCGATACAGTGGTGATGGGCCGAACGACTTATGATCAAGTAGTAAATGAATTGGCGGTCGATCAATATCCATATGAAGAACAATCATCTTATATTATCACAAGTCATCCAGATGAAAATACCGAAAAGCTATTCTTTACAAGTCAAGGACCTGTTGAGCTGATTCAAGAATTGAAAGAGCAAGAAGGTGAAGCGATTTGGGTCGTTGGCGGAGCAAGTATTATTGCACCTTTAGTGGAAGCCAATTTGATTGATACTTATATTCTTACGACAATTCCGACGTTTTTAGGGAAAGGGATTCGTTTATTTAATGAATTCAATGGACCGGTCAATTTGAAAGTAGATCAGGTTTATGTGAAGAATGATATGGTGTATACAACATATAAAACTAGATAA